In the Meiothermus sp. Pnk-1 genome, one interval contains:
- the rpsC gene encoding 30S ribosomal protein S3, with protein sequence MGNKINPVGLRLGITREWESRWYAGKKDYSKLLVQDRQIRSLIEKELAPAGLARIDIERAADNVAVTVYAAKPGVVIGRGGETIKRLRETLQNKFPGKTVALNVQEVGNPNLSAPLVAQRVAEQIERRFAVRRAIKQAVQRVRESGAQGAKIVVSGRIGGAEQARTEWAAEGRVPLHTLRANLDYGTARAETTYGSLGVKVYVFMGEQIGSKKAAAARPAAPKGEGEGRPKRRRPAVRVQRTERGAKEE encoded by the coding sequence ATGGGAAATAAGATCAACCCCGTCGGCCTGCGCTTGGGGATCACCCGCGAGTGGGAGTCCCGCTGGTATGCCGGCAAAAAAGACTACAGCAAGCTCTTGGTGCAGGACCGCCAGATCCGCAGCCTCATCGAGAAGGAGTTGGCCCCGGCGGGGCTGGCCCGCATCGACATCGAGCGCGCCGCCGACAACGTGGCCGTTACGGTGTATGCCGCCAAACCCGGCGTGGTGATCGGCCGGGGCGGGGAGACCATCAAGCGCCTGCGGGAGACCTTGCAAAACAAGTTTCCCGGCAAGACCGTGGCGTTGAACGTGCAGGAGGTGGGCAACCCCAACCTGTCCGCGCCGTTGGTGGCCCAGCGGGTAGCCGAGCAGATCGAGCGCCGCTTCGCGGTGCGCCGCGCCATCAAGCAGGCGGTGCAACGCGTTCGCGAGTCGGGGGCACAAGGGGCCAAGATCGTGGTCAGCGGTCGCATCGGCGGGGCCGAGCAGGCCCGCACCGAGTGGGCTGCCGAGGGGCGGGTGCCCTTGCACACCCTGCGGGCCAACCTTGACTATGGCACCGCTCGAGCCGAGACCACCTACGGCTCGCTGGGCGTAAAGGTCTACGTCTTCATGGGCGAGCAGATCGGCTCCAAGAAGGCGGCAGCGGCCCGGCCCGCCGCCCCTAAGGGAGAAGGGGAGGGTCGCCCCAAGCGTCGCCGCCCCGCTGTGCGGGTGCAGCGCACCGAGCGTGGCGCCAAGGAGGAGTAA
- the rplV gene encoding 50S ribosomal protein L22: MEAKAVAKNIRISPRKARLVIDMIRGKGLEEARAILKFTPHRGAAPIAKVLNSAAANAINNMELLEDSLFVKAAYVDEGPVFKRVLPRARGRADIIRKKTSHITIIVGEKNGK; this comes from the coding sequence ATGGAAGCTAAAGCCGTTGCTAAAAACATCCGCATCTCTCCGCGCAAGGCCCGGCTGGTGATCGATATGATTCGCGGCAAAGGGCTCGAGGAGGCCCGTGCCATCCTCAAGTTCACCCCTCACCGCGGCGCAGCCCCCATCGCCAAGGTGCTCAACTCGGCGGCCGCCAACGCCATCAACAACATGGAGCTGCTCGAGGACTCCCTCTTCGTTAAGGCCGCCTATGTAGACGAGGGGCCGGTGTTCAAGCGGGTGCTGCCCCGCGCGCGCGGTCGGGCGGACATCATTCGGAAGAAGACCAGCCACATCACCATCATCGTGGGGGAAAAGAATGGGAAATAA
- the rplP gene encoding 50S ribosomal protein L16, producing the protein MLMPKRLKYRKQHRGRRTGATKGGDYVAFGEFGLVSMEAAWVTSQQIEAARVAMVRHFRRGGKIYIRIFPDKPFTKKPLEVRMGKGKGNVEGWVAVVKPGRVMFEVAGVTEEQAKEALRLAGHKLPVTTKVVRRDAYDEAQ; encoded by the coding sequence ATGTTGATGCCCAAGCGACTCAAGTACCGTAAGCAGCACCGGGGCCGCCGGACTGGGGCCACCAAAGGTGGGGATTATGTGGCCTTTGGCGAGTTCGGTTTGGTCTCCATGGAAGCGGCCTGGGTCACCAGCCAGCAGATCGAAGCGGCTCGGGTGGCCATGGTGCGCCACTTCCGCCGCGGCGGCAAAATCTACATCCGGATCTTCCCTGACAAGCCCTTCACCAAGAAGCCTTTGGAAGTTCGCATGGGTAAGGGAAAAGGGAACGTCGAGGGCTGGGTGGCGGTGGTCAAACCGGGCCGGGTGATGTTTGAGGTGGCCGGAGTGACCGAAGAACAAGCCAAGGAGGCTTTGCGCCTGGCTGGGCACAAGCTGCCCGTCACGACCAAGGTGGTGAGACGCGATGCCTACGATGAAGCTCAGTGA